The proteins below come from a single Vanessa cardui chromosome 7, ilVanCard2.1, whole genome shotgun sequence genomic window:
- the LOC124530815 gene encoding uncharacterized protein LOC124530815: MSRNPIRSASRSRARSVAADMSARALARTQSLAFAANLLAAAAAAILSNGNDIACTKDGLFVDYDTDCREYFRCAAGTVRGRYVCAPGRIFSEAAGACVPRRSQQCTRLVCTSEDTLAYATPGTACRHYYRCVNGTAIDHACPSGSWFDLVTQACSRGAGTCYEPLCAGLPDGNYPDSSHECRRTLHCRGAELRAAVSCAGACVSTCPPPRAAAVPLPAGDADFCSDEACSSLCQKAMDGAYADRSTGCREYFVCESHRVIRRGVCEAGLLFSGSGCEPASETHCPPPGRSPCFNRQDGIYRDWRDCSSWYECNRERVTFRGSCESGFVFDGVGCVPKKAFYCENPKRSRACEGMPSGTYQDLDSNCTRYFHCEGPMQTVLACPPGHVYDGARCSLESQYLCPSLERDSCYGRADGRYRAVDAGCRGFYTCTNGEKAVYACPGGRIFDGESCVPKHPSVCPSEDYSCSSLADGYHAELESNCHRYFYCEGGDRLATLSCLGGKIFDGRSCVEPAHHTCGAPRKSAVENGGKYCERDGFYVQQGTECKKYYFCVSGLRTYLTCPMGHVFSGQVCVPKEQYTCPG, encoded by the exons ATGTCAAGGAACCCTATCCGCTCTGCGTCACGCTCGCGGGCGCGCTCAGTCGCAGCCGATATGTCTGCGCGCGCGCTCGCCCGCACTCAAAGCCTTGCGTTCGCGGCTAACTTGCTCGCCGCCGCAGCCGCCGCGATACTCTCAA ATGGAAACGATATCGCTTGCACTAAAGACGGACTCTTCGTGGACTATGACACCGACTGCCGTGAATATTTTCGTTGTGCGGCAGGCACGGTGCGGGGACGCTACGTCTGCGCTCCGGGGCGCATATTTAGTGAGGCGGCTGGAGCGTGTGTTCCGCGTCGCAGCCAGCAATGCACACGCCTCGTGTGCACTTCGGAAGACACGCTCGCCTACGCTACGCCGGGAACAGCATGTCGCCACTATTACCGATGTGTTAATGGCACGGCCATCGATCACGCTTGCCCGTCCGGTTCGTGGTTTGATCTAGTGACACAAGCCTGCTCTCGCGGGGCCGGTACCTGCTACGAGCCCCTGTGCGCAGGGCTCCCAGATGGAAACTACCCGGACTCGTCGCACGAATGCCGCCGGACGTTGCATTGCCGCGGTGCAGAATTACGCGCTGCAGTGTCTTGTGCTGGTGCATGCGTCAGCACATGTCCGCCTCCACGCGCCGCTGCTGTACCGCTACCAGCTGGCGATGCCGATTTTTGCTCAGACGAAGCTTGTTCTTCATTGTGTCAAAAAGCAATGGATGGCGCATACGCGGATCGATCGACTGGATGTCGAGAGTATTTCGTGTGCGAATCTCACCGTGTCATCCGTCGAGGCGTATGTGAAGCCGGCTTGTTATTCTCGGGAAGCGGTTGCGAGCCAGCGTCGGAAACTCACTGCCCCCCACCGGGGCGCAGTCCCTGCTTCAACCGACAAGACGGTATATATAGAGATTGGAGAGATTGTTCCTCTTGGTACGAATGCAATCGTGAAAGAGTCACCTTTCGAGGTTCATGCGAATCCGGTTTCGTATTCGACGGCGTCGGATGTGTTCCCAAAAAAGCATTTTACTGTGAAAACCCCAAACGATCGAGAGCTTGCGAGGGCATGCCCAGTGGAACCTATCAGGACCTAGATTCCAATTGTACGCGATATTTTCACTGTGAGGGTCCCATGCAAACGGTTTTGGCGTGTCCACCCGGACACGTGTATGACGGAGCAAGGTGTTCTCTAGAGTCCCAGTACTTATGCCCGAGTCTAGAACGTGATTCGTGTTACGGGCGGGCAGATGGTCGCTATCGAGCTGTCGATGCGGGATGCCGAGGATTTTACACGTGTACCAACGGCGAGAAAGCGGTCTACGCGTGCCCCGGGGGACGAATTTTCGACGGTGAATCGTGTGTTCCGAAACATCCGTCTGTCTGTCCGAGCGAAGATTACTCGTGTTCTAGCCTCGCAGACGGTTATCACGCGGAGCTGGAGTCTAATTGTCATAG gtaCTTTTACTGCGAGGGTGGTGACAGACTTGCGACGTTATCGTGCCTCGGTGGGAAGATATTCGATGGACGTTCCTGCGTCGAGCCAGCGCATCACACGTGTGGCGCTCCGCGGAAAAGCGCTGTAGAAAACGGTGGCAAATATTGTGAACGTGATGGTTTCTATGTGCAACAGGGAACAGaatgtaaaaaatactatttctgTGTGTCCGGTCTGAGAACTTATTTAACATGTCCGATGGGGCACGTGTTTAGTGGTCAAGTGTGTGTGCCCAAAGAACAGTACACCTGTCCCGGCTGA